The window AGCAAACGGCTCTCATCATCCGTTAACTTGATTTCCTCACTTATCGCCGCCACCAAGCCTGCCCCTTGATAAGTCTTGAAAATACCGCCCCTTTCACGGAACTGCAATATCTTCCTTGCTAAACTTTGCGCCGCCTTCCCTCCCACCCCTCCACTCAACATCCCGAGACTTTGGAGCACCACCGCATCCGCAGTATTCAAATTTACCCGAAATCCCCCTGAAACAGTTATATGCTCCTTGATATTCTCAAATATCTCCGGGGTCACTCCTTTGATCCAACGAAGCTCGTAAATCGACTTAAAGGGGCCCGGCTCAATATGCGAATCGATCCAGCCAGTCTTGGCTCCAATCGAGGGGGATTTATCTGCCGCAGGGGTTCGTGCCGCATCAATTTCTTCCCCCGCCCGGATCGCAGCTTCGTGGCTCAGCCCTCCCGCAACCTCCAACAGCGCGACAATCGGTTCAAGCCGCCCCCTGAGATTAATTTTGCTTTGCTCATCAGATAGCCCATAAACGACATTACTCCCGCCATCAGAACGTTCCACCTTATATGACAGGGAAAACACCCCCGCACCAGAAACCCCATTCGAAAACTCAGTCGCCGAATCCGCCCATGGCTCTGTAAGCCCATCCCACCCATTGGTTTCCTGAAGCAGACGTGCAAGCCCCCGCTCCACCCCCACCCGGGCCGCACAGTACCCCACTGTCCGCTGCTCAATCCGCCGCGCCAGTGCGAGTCGCCCCTCAATATGGGCCCCCACCGCAACCGCCAGCATAGCCAGCATAAATATCACCCACAACGTCAGGATCAGGACACTCCCCTGATTACTTGCAGGGCAACGATACTGTTCGTTCAAACTCAAATAATTCTTCTCCTTGCTGCCCTCGCCATATCACCTTCACAGCCGCAGGGTTATTCGTCCGGCCCTCCCACGTCCTTCCCCATACCAGAGCCGATCCAGAAGATTCTCCACGCTCAGCATATAAAAATGATATTTCTTTGACACCGCCCGCCAACGTTTCACGCCGCATCACCCCCGGCACTAGAACGTCACAAGGTTTTAGCACTCTATCCAACTTCTGCCCGGCAACATCAAAATCATATCGGATCAACCCTGGCTGATCATCAATCCCCGCGCCCACAATCAGCGAGGGGATCTCCAGCCAGACTTCACCCCCGCGAAAGGCATTCAGGCGACACGAGATTGTGTTCCGCACATCCCTCTGAAACGTCTCCAAGGCAATCACTGAGTCGGCATAATTCCCTGCCAACTGGCTCGCGCGAGACCACACCCTGATGCCAGCTGCAAACGCCTGCGCCACAACCAACATCGCCACAGCCACCAGAGCCGTCGCAATCAAGAGCTCAAGAAGAGTCATTCCATCTGCTCTTGTTCTCGTCACCTGACCTGCTCCTTTTCACGAAATTGCGCCCATTCACAGACACAACTACTACCCTGCGGACGATTGACTCGCGAGATCTCGATTACGGCGCGCAAAATCGAAACTTGCGGCGTCAACACCTGACGAATGGATTGGATCCGCCACAAATACTCGTAATTCCCCACCTTTTGACGCCCCTCCCCGGCAGGTTGCGTTATATCAGACCCGGATACCTGAAAATCCAATTCCGCAGTCTTCTCCTGCATTACCTGAAAAATGGCCAATTTATCCGCAGCTGATTCCATGGCAACCACTGCCAAACTATAGGCTTTCAGGACGGCCCCCAGACCAGCGAAAAGAATTACCGCCGCCACCAACACCTCGATCAACGTAAACCCTTTATTCCCAATTCTTAACGTCATCTCCCGTGCCTTCCTTGCCATCAGCCCCGACTGAAAACAAATCATAGCCTAAAGGTTTGTGCACCCCAGGGCACCGGTACTGGTATTTTCGCTGCCAAGGATCAAGGGCAGGCTTGTCCAAATAGGGTTCACGGCCCGCCCCAGGCGAAGCCAACAGCACCTCAAGCCCCTGCTCTCCAGTTGGATAAGCACCTTTATCCAGCCGATAAAGTTTCAACGCGGTATCCAAACTGGACAAATCCCCTTGGGCAATTTTTGCCTTAGCTTCATCGCTCCGGCCAATTAAATTTGGCGCAACCATTGCCGCCAAGGCCGCAATAATGATCACCACGATCATGAGTTCAATCAGAGTGAAACCGTTCTGATGTTGTCTTTTCATGCTTCTCCTTCTTTCTTCAAACGGGTTGTCCAGTTGCTGAGTTGTTATGGGGGAGGGTCATTCGTCTAAGTTTCCCTAACAACTCAGCAACCCAACAACTGAACAACTTTTTTCTCCTCTACCGAACCGCTTGCCCGATCTGAAATATTGGCAACAACATAGCGAATATTATAAATCCCACCACCACCCCTACCAATAATATCAACGCTGGCTCCAAAAGCGTGGTAACCTGCCGGAGATCACGATCCAATTCGCGCTGATAGAATGCGGCCACTTCCAATAAAGCCTCGTCCAGTCTCCCGCTTTCCTCGCCAACAGCCACCATATTGGTGACAAATTCAGGAATTTCGCTTCGTCGTTTGAACCCGGCCGCCACCGTGGCCCCCTGATGCACCGTTTCATCCGCCGCCGCCAGTACCGCCGACCTCAAGTGCCCATTCACCAACGTATTCCCGGCTAACGTTAACGCCCGGTCAACTGATATCCCCGCCTTGACCAGAAGTGACAGGGTTCGTGCAAACCTGACAATATCAGTATCTCGCGCAAATGCCCCCATCACCGGCATTTTCAGCAAAGCCCCATCTAAAGCCATCCGCCCGGCCTCTGTCTTGAAATAGCGACCCAACATCAAGATTATGATCCCCCCCATGACCACCAGAATACCCCAATAGCTAGAGCATACTGTACTCACACTCATCACGACTCGGGTAGGCCATGGCAACACCACAGAGGATCCCTCAAAAAGGTGCATGATACGAGGAAGGAAAAAAGTTAAAATGACGAAGACACTAAGCACCCCCACGGAAAGCACCAGTGCGGGATACGCAATGGCCGAGATCACCCGCGAACGAAGCTCATCATCACTCTCCCTCGCCTCCGCGAGACGCATCAATATTTCATCCAGCATTCCGGCAGATTCACCGGAGCGAACCATATTGACAAACAACTCAGAAAACAAAAGTGGATACCGCCCCAGACTTTCTGAAAACGTCCGTCCATCCCTGACAGCACCGGAAATTTCCATGACCACACCCCGGAAAGCGGCATTCTCTGTTTGCTGCTGAATCGTCGTCAGGGCGCGGAGAATGGGGACGCCAGCCCGCAACAGCCCCCCCAGCTGGCGGGTAAAGACCGTGATATCGCGAGTCTTGATCTTTCGAACACGAATCGATGGAGCCACCTGATGACGCCCTGCGAGTTCTTCGATGGAAAGCGGACTGTAGCCCATCCGTTCTAGCCGCGCGACAGCTGCCGCACGATTTTCCGCCAACACTTCACCTTCAACGGTTTTATCCGGTCCCTGCTTGGCTTTATAGACAAAGGTCGGCACTTCACCCGCCCTCAACGTGTGTCAGGGTGTCAAAGGTCGTCCTGGTCACTTCGTCCACCGTCGTGATCCCCTTCTCAATTTTATCCCACCCATCGGCCGCCAAGGTTTTCATCCCCAACGCAACCGCCTGCTGGCGGATATCCCTGGCGGTAGCGCGTCTCAAAATTAAATCCTGAATTTCCGGCAGCACCTGCATGATTTCGCTGATGGCAACCCGCCCCCGATACCCGGTACCATTGCATTGGGGACACCCCCGCCCGCGACTACAGCGCCGCCCGTGGACTTCAATCCATTCCCGACAATGTTCACACACCACGCGCACCAGACGTTGCGCCACAAAAGCCCGCACCGTCGAGGCAATAAGATAGGGGTCCACGCCCATATCCAACAGACGGATCGCCGCGCTGGCGGCATCATTGGTGTGCAAGGTGCTAAACACAAGATGCCCGGTCAGGGCCGTCTGAATGGTGATTTCCGCCGTCTCGCGATCCCGGACTTCGCCCACCATCATAATATCCGGATCGTGCCGCAACATGCTGCGAAGCGCTCGCGCAAAGGTCAGATCGATACGGGGATTTACCTGAGTCTGCATGATCCCTTTGATCTCATATTCCACAGGGTCTTCAATTGTAATAATCTTATGATCTCTTGTATTCAGACGGGTCAGACACGCATACAATGTCGTGCTTTTCCCACTGCCCGTTGGCCCGGTCACAAACACAATCCCATGCGGCAACTGAATCAGATCGGTCAAGATATGAAGATGATCCGGCGACAACCCCAACTGCTCCATACTGAACAGCATCGAGGTGGGAAGGATCCGGATGACAATATTCTCGCCATGCACGGAAGGCACCACGGATACACGCAAGTCAAACTGATGGGACCCGATGTTCACCCGGGCGCGACCATCCTGAGGCAACCTGCGCTCTACAATATTGAGCCCCGCCATCAGTTTGATGCGGGAAATAATGGCCGGATATAACGCCGCCATATTCCTTGATACCGGGGTATCATACAGGATCCCATCAATGCGCCTCCTCAGGGTCACATCATCACGGTAGACCTCAAAATGAATATCCGTGGCACGATCGGTAATGGCCTGATGCAGAATCTGATTGACCAACTTGATCACTGAGGCGTCCTCCGCCTTGTGCTCCAGGTCATGAGACTCCTCAAGTTGCGAGGAAGCGCCCTGTTCATGGGATCCCGCCAGAATACGTTCCACCGTCTCGGATCCCACTCCATAATGAATCCGAATGGCGGCCATGATATCGCCTTCACAGGCCAATACCCGTTCAACCCGGAATCCATGACTGCTTTCGATATCCTCGATAGCCGCCTGATCAAAGGGGTTCGCCACGGCCACCACCAGTCGCTGCCCGATCAAGGTCACAGGCATGACACGATAATGCGCCACCAACCGGGCGGACAGGCTAGATACGGCGGCAGGTTCAGGCTGGGTTTCCCGCAATGAGATAAATTCAATCCCCTGCTGGCGGGCCACAACCCGAAGCAGTTTGTCTTCCGGCACCAGCCCCTGAAGCACCAGCGTCCTGATCAGGGGTTCATTCCGCTCACGGGAAAGGCGAATGGCGCCTTCCATTTGAATGGGGGAAAGCAGTTTTTCTGCAACCAGCAATTCACTCCATTGTGGCGCCATGAGTTCTCCTTAAGGAAGCCGGCCGATCATATAAAACTCACGCTCATCACGATCGTCATAGCCACCCTCAATAATGCGGGCGCAATCATTGACCGTGACCTCGGTGGGCACATACTGGCCTTTGCGTCCCGTATAGGATTCAGCAACGAAACAGGGTTGCGTCAGATAATTCTGAAGCTTTCGGGCGCGCTCATAGATCAGACGATCTGTTCGCGACAATTCATCAATACCGATAACCGCCACAATGCGCCGAAGTTCATCATATTTAGTCAACATCCGCACCACTTCCTGCGCAATGCCAAAATGCCGCTCCCCAACAATCGCGGAATCCATATTGGAGCTTGAGGAATTCAGGGGATCAACTGCAGGATAAAGCCCCAGTTGCGCCCGATCACGGGACAGCACGAGCACTGAATCCAGGTAGCTGAAAATGGCCACTACGGCAGGATCCGTCAGATCATCCGCAGGCACATAGACGGCTTCAAAGGCAGAGATCGACCCCCCGCTGCCAGCCTTGATACGTTCGTGAATATCGCCGACCTCCGAACTGAGTGTAGGTTGGTAGCCTGTTTCCGATGGCACACGCCCCATCAAGGTCGAGATTTCCGATCCTGCCTGTACAAACCGGAAAACATTATCAATGAAGAGTAATACGTTTTTCCCCTGCTCTTGAAGCCATTCCGCCTGCGTGATTCCGGTTTTAACCACCTCAAAACGGGCACCTGGCGGTTCATCCATCTGACCGAAAGCCATGATAACTTTTTTTAGAATACCGGAATGTTCGAATTCAAAATAGAGCTCATTACCTTCCCGGATACGTTCACCTACACCGGCAAACACGCTACAGCCGTCATGTTCGGCGGCCACATTGTGAATTAACTCCTGAATCACCACGCTCTTACCGCAACCGGCGCCTCCCAGAATCCCGGTCTTGCTGCCCTTCACCACCGGGTAAAGCAGATCGATCATCTTGATCCCGGTCTCCATCACTTCCCGTTTATTGTCAACCAGGGTGGCGACATTAACGCGCAATTTGCTTACATCCCGGTGAATGGGTCGCGTCTCGGTGGCGTTAATTGGCCCTTTCCCGTCAATGGGCTGCCCCATCACATTAATAATCCGCCCGAAAAGAGCCTCCCCTACAGGTACCCGCAACACATCGCCCGTTGACGTGGCCACTGCATTCCGCTGGAGATTCAAGGTCGAGGACAAGGCAATACAGCGAGCCACACTGCCCTCCAGATGCTCGGCGACCTCCAAAGCAAGATCCCGTTTATCAAAAGTTCTGACCATGACCAACTCATGCAGATCCGGCATATCCGAAATCTGATTAAACCGGACATCCACAATAGGCCCCTGAACCCCCACTACCCGGCCCTTCTTCAATTCTCCTGCAATTTGAGTGCTCATAGATTATGCCACCTTTTTCTTCTTTTTCCGTGACGAAAACGACTCACGCATACTCTTGTCCACCAGCTCATGTGCCGCGCGGAAACATTGATGTTTCAGTTTTTTCAGTTCCCCCGTCAGCTTTTGACTACTGTCTTCCAGATGCATGGCCCGTGCCGCAAATTCCGCCAGTTTGCTATCTTCAAATACTTCAAACAACTTCGAAGCCACCCACATTCCAGCCAGATATTCGACCATATCAGGATACGAGGATTCCACCGTCACCTTGCGGGCATCCGTAATCTGTTTCATCACTCCGGTTCGCCGGGTAATCTCGGAGTCTGAACTCTTATCAAACAGTTCGCCACAGGGCAGAATAGGAACGGTATCTACGGTCTGCTGCGTGAAAGAAAGGGCGCGGGGATGCACCACCACAACCTTCCCGATCCGCTTCTCCTTGACTTCATTCACAATGTAGTCACGAATTTCGAGAGCCTGCTCAAACCGGGTCTCCTGATTAATCCCGGGGAAAGCCTTAAACTCCCGCCCCTTTTCCGCTAATTTCGCGATGCCTCTTTCCCCGATCACAATGAAACTAATTTTTTCAGGCGGGAGGTTGCCCTGCACATCATATCCCGCATCAATCACACCGGCATTCAGGCCTCCCATAAACCCCGAGTCAGACGTCACCAGCACGACACCAATCACATCAGTCGCGACAGAGACCAGCGGGGCATCCACGTGAACCATATCCACAACCCGGAAAAACCCTGCAAACTGATCCATGAAATCAGAAAAGCGCTCCTTTTCGCGCTCCATGGTATGATATTGCGACGCTGCAATATTTTTCAGCGTTACGATCAATTGAAGGAACTCAGTATTAAACCGAAGATCCCGTCTTAGTTGACTCAATAGCGCCATGGACCGAAACCACCCCTCACCCTAACCCTCTCCCTCAAGGGGCGAGGGAACAGAACTCACACATGCTCGCTCTTCAATTGTTCAATTGCCTCGTTGAACCGGTTCCGAAGACTCCCATCAATCTCAAGGCTTCCAAGCTTAATCTTAATCCCCGCAATCAGCGTGGGATCGACCGTCTCCCGCACTTCCAGCGCCACGTCAAATTTTCTGGATACAATCTCCCGCAGTCTTTCACGATGAGCGGGTTCAAGAGGATGACTGCACACCACCTCAATGGCTGCGGCGGAAATGGTAATACTACTTGAATCCATCTCATCCAAAGCGACCAAAAGTTCATCTAAAAAGGAGTGATCCAGCTTCCGTCCCAATTCCTCACTGAAGACCAGCTCATAAACGCGACGGGCGTGCTCAACTGCCTGCGCCTGCGCTTCCCGGGCAAGCTCCTGTCGCAGCTTCTCCTTGCTTCGATTCGCCTCATCCACAATTTTATCCCGCTCTTTACGGGCTTCATCCAACAAGCCATCACGCGTGCGGGACACCTCTTTTTCCATGACTTCCCGCGTCCGGGTCAACCCTTCCTGAGCTTCGGCACTCTTCCGCCGGAACTCCGCCTCATTATCCTCGATGCGCTTCCGGACGGCCTCTTCCTTCCGCC of the bacterium genome contains:
- a CDS encoding F0F1 ATP synthase subunit delta; this translates as MRMMVYLIIAQLAVFVVLVIGLKRLLMGDTQLAATKLREVEADLGRKEEAVRKRIEDNEAEFRRKSAEAQEGLTRTREVMEKEVSRTRDGLLDEARKERDKIVDEANRSKEKLRQELAREAQAQAVEHARRVYELVFSEELGRKLDHSFLDELLVALDEMDSSSITISAAAIEVVCSHPLEPAHRERLREIVSRKFDVALEVRETVDPTLIAGIKIKLGSLEIDGSLRNRFNEAIEQLKSEHV
- a CDS encoding prepilin-type N-terminal cleavage/methylation domain-containing protein; translation: MTLRIGNKGFTLIEVLVAAVILFAGLGAVLKAYSLAVVAMESAADKLAIFQVMQEKTAELDFQVSGSDITQPAGEGRQKVGNYEYLWRIQSIRQVLTPQVSILRAVIEISRVNRPQGSSCVCEWAQFREKEQVR
- the atpD gene encoding F0F1 ATP synthase subunit beta, with translation MSTQIAGELKKGRVVGVQGPIVDVRFNQISDMPDLHELVMVRTFDKRDLALEVAEHLEGSVARCIALSSTLNLQRNAVATSTGDVLRVPVGEALFGRIINVMGQPIDGKGPINATETRPIHRDVSKLRVNVATLVDNKREVMETGIKMIDLLYPVVKGSKTGILGGAGCGKSVVIQELIHNVAAEHDGCSVFAGVGERIREGNELYFEFEHSGILKKVIMAFGQMDEPPGARFEVVKTGITQAEWLQEQGKNVLLFIDNVFRFVQAGSEISTLMGRVPSETGYQPTLSSEVGDIHERIKAGSGGSISAFEAVYVPADDLTDPAVVAIFSYLDSVLVLSRDRAQLGLYPAVDPLNSSSSNMDSAIVGERHFGIAQEVVRMLTKYDELRRIVAVIGIDELSRTDRLIYERARKLQNYLTQPCFVAESYTGRKGQYVPTEVTVNDCARIIEGGYDDRDEREFYMIGRLP
- a CDS encoding type II secretion system protein is translated as MTRTRADGMTLLELLIATALVAVAMLVVAQAFAAGIRVWSRASQLAGNYADSVIALETFQRDVRNTISCRLNAFRGGEVWLEIPSLIVGAGIDDQPGLIRYDFDVAGQKLDRVLKPCDVLVPGVMRRETLAGGVKEISFLYAERGESSGSALVWGRTWEGRTNNPAAVKVIWRGQQGEELFEFERTVSLPCK
- a CDS encoding GspE/PulE family protein, producing the protein MAPQWSELLVAEKLLSPIQMEGAIRLSRERNEPLIRTLVLQGLVPEDKLLRVVARQQGIEFISLRETQPEPAAVSSLSARLVAHYRVMPVTLIGQRLVVAVANPFDQAAIEDIESSHGFRVERVLACEGDIMAAIRIHYGVGSETVERILAGSHEQGASSQLEESHDLEHKAEDASVIKLVNQILHQAITDRATDIHFEVYRDDVTLRRRIDGILYDTPVSRNMAALYPAIISRIKLMAGLNIVERRLPQDGRARVNIGSHQFDLRVSVVPSVHGENIVIRILPTSMLFSMEQLGLSPDHLHILTDLIQLPHGIVFVTGPTGSGKSTTLYACLTRLNTRDHKIITIEDPVEYEIKGIMQTQVNPRIDLTFARALRSMLRHDPDIMMVGEVRDRETAEITIQTALTGHLVFSTLHTNDAASAAIRLLDMGVDPYLIASTVRAFVAQRLVRVVCEHCREWIEVHGRRCSRGRGCPQCNGTGYRGRVAISEIMQVLPEIQDLILRRATARDIRQQAVALGMKTLAADGWDKIEKGITTVDEVTRTTFDTLTHVEGG
- a CDS encoding F0F1 ATP synthase subunit gamma, yielding MALLSQLRRDLRFNTEFLQLIVTLKNIAASQYHTMEREKERFSDFMDQFAGFFRVVDMVHVDAPLVSVATDVIGVVLVTSDSGFMGGLNAGVIDAGYDVQGNLPPEKISFIVIGERGIAKLAEKGREFKAFPGINQETRFEQALEIRDYIVNEVKEKRIGKVVVVHPRALSFTQQTVDTVPILPCGELFDKSSDSEITRRTGVMKQITDARKVTVESSYPDMVEYLAGMWVASKLFEVFEDSKLAEFAARAMHLEDSSQKLTGELKKLKHQCFRAAHELVDKSMRESFSSRKKKKKVA
- the gspG gene encoding type II secretion system major pseudopilin GspG, yielding MKRQHQNGFTLIELMIVVIIIAALAAMVAPNLIGRSDEAKAKIAQGDLSSLDTALKLYRLDKGAYPTGEQGLEVLLASPGAGREPYLDKPALDPWQRKYQYRCPGVHKPLGYDLFSVGADGKEGTGDDVKNWE
- a CDS encoding type II secretion system F family protein, which gives rise to MPTFVYKAKQGPDKTVEGEVLAENRAAAVARLERMGYSPLSIEELAGRHQVAPSIRVRKIKTRDITVFTRQLGGLLRAGVPILRALTTIQQQTENAAFRGVVMEISGAVRDGRTFSESLGRYPLLFSELFVNMVRSGESAGMLDEILMRLAEARESDDELRSRVISAIAYPALVLSVGVLSVFVILTFFLPRIMHLFEGSSVVLPWPTRVVMSVSTVCSSYWGILVVMGGIIILMLGRYFKTEAGRMALDGALLKMPVMGAFARDTDIVRFARTLSLLVKAGISVDRALTLAGNTLVNGHLRSAVLAAADETVHQGATVAAGFKRRSEIPEFVTNMVAVGEESGRLDEALLEVAAFYQRELDRDLRQVTTLLEPALILLVGVVVGFIIFAMLLPIFQIGQAVR